The Maridesulfovibrio ferrireducens genome window below encodes:
- a CDS encoding mechanosensitive ion channel family protein, with protein sequence MIRSVKYLFLSIVLIMLIPSVLFASTMFPLEPPDTSSPRATLKSFIHYTNEVYLVASSPNEDFKLELEYLQRAARCFDFSKVPPTLLSDVSVESVLRLREILDRFDLPDMNDVPDKEDVKSTGIEKWRMPHTELVIGKVVNSPRSGSFLFTPETVSRLEEFYNEIRELPYKKSDLDENYHGLYEQYIYSSGWMIPDGFLSDLPAWMKRGYFGQAVWQWAGLFLLLGAGLFLLWVMWLINKRMKCRFDDCSWEIGRLLFPFSGMFMCAFLEYLIARQINITGQVLAVFIMGLEAAFLIFSGIAIIVTGNVIMHGIIASSKINEEALDADVIKLVVRLVTFFLVFILFYNAGSYFGVPVTAVFASAGIAGVAVALAARETLANFFGGVSIFLDRPFRAGDYIVLESGERGEVKAVGMRSTRLLTRDDILITIPNSVITNVKITNQSLPEPHFRVRIKIGVAYGSDVDKVEALLLEEAHKNALVVDSPAPRVRFRAFGDSSLEYELLCWADHPQNRGRVVHEISRDIYKKFNAEGILIPFPQRDVHLHATDWNSLKEKDEV encoded by the coding sequence ATGATTCGTTCTGTAAAATATTTATTTCTGTCAATTGTGCTCATAATGTTGATTCCTTCTGTCCTTTTTGCTTCCACCATGTTTCCGCTTGAACCGCCGGATACATCAAGCCCTCGGGCTACCTTAAAGAGTTTTATTCATTATACTAACGAGGTATATCTTGTTGCGTCGTCTCCTAATGAAGATTTTAAGCTTGAATTAGAGTACCTGCAGAGAGCTGCCCGTTGTTTTGATTTTAGCAAAGTTCCGCCCACTTTGCTAAGTGATGTGAGTGTAGAGTCGGTACTTAGGTTGCGCGAGATTCTTGATAGATTTGATTTGCCGGATATGAATGATGTGCCTGATAAAGAAGATGTAAAGAGTACCGGGATTGAGAAGTGGCGTATGCCGCATACAGAGCTTGTAATTGGTAAAGTAGTGAATTCACCAAGGTCAGGGTCATTTCTATTTACTCCTGAGACAGTAAGCAGGCTGGAAGAATTTTATAATGAAATTAGAGAATTACCCTATAAAAAAAGCGATTTAGATGAAAATTATCATGGCCTTTATGAGCAGTATATTTATTCATCAGGTTGGATGATTCCCGATGGGTTTTTAAGCGATTTGCCTGCGTGGATGAAGCGTGGATATTTTGGACAGGCTGTGTGGCAGTGGGCAGGTCTTTTTTTACTTTTGGGAGCAGGTTTATTTTTACTATGGGTGATGTGGCTGATTAATAAGCGTATGAAGTGTCGGTTTGATGACTGTTCGTGGGAGATCGGGCGCTTGCTTTTTCCGTTTTCCGGGATGTTTATGTGTGCTTTTTTGGAGTACCTTATAGCCAGACAGATTAATATTACAGGACAGGTGCTTGCAGTCTTTATCATGGGACTTGAAGCAGCTTTTCTTATCTTTTCAGGAATTGCAATAATTGTGACCGGGAATGTCATTATGCATGGAATTATCGCTTCTTCGAAAATCAACGAAGAAGCTCTTGATGCTGATGTGATTAAGCTTGTTGTCAGGCTCGTTACTTTCTTTCTGGTCTTTATTTTGTTTTATAACGCCGGTAGTTATTTCGGGGTTCCTGTTACAGCCGTATTCGCTTCAGCCGGTATCGCGGGTGTTGCAGTAGCCCTTGCCGCGCGGGAAACTTTAGCTAATTTTTTTGGTGGGGTTTCAATTTTTCTGGATCGACCGTTCAGGGCGGGGGATTATATCGTTCTTGAATCGGGCGAGCGCGGTGAGGTTAAGGCTGTCGGTATGCGAAGCACCCGTTTGCTTACTCGTGATGATATACTCATCACTATTCCTAATTCAGTTATTACTAATGTAAAAATTACAAATCAGAGCTTACCTGAACCGCATTTCAGGGTACGTATAAAGATTGGTGTCGCTTACGGTTCCGATGTGGATAAAGTTGAAGCTCTGTTACTTGAAGAGGCTCATAAAAATGCTCTGGTTGTCGATTCTCCTGCTCCTCGTGTTCGTTTTCGAGCTTTCGGAGATTCCTCATTGGAGTATGAGCTACTCTGCTGGGCTGACCATCCTCAGAATAGAGGGAGAGTCGTTCATGAAATCAGTCGTGATATTTATAAAAAGTTTAACGCGGAAGGTATACTGATTCCTTTCCCTCAGAGGGATGTGCATTTGCATGCTACGGACTGGAATTCTTTAAAAGAAAAAGATGAAGTATAA
- the trxC gene encoding thioredoxin TrxC — protein sequence MDDTTSGAIHVVCPNCRAVNRILSKRFGDQPACGKCGGQVLIPKPVELTASTFDRFISKTDLPVLVDFWAPWCGHCKSMAPAFQSAAAEIFPKILTAKVETEHSKELSAKFNIRSLPTLVLFNNGREQKRISGAMTTQQIVEWVKQSS from the coding sequence ATGGACGATACCACTTCAGGTGCCATACATGTTGTCTGTCCCAACTGCCGCGCTGTCAACCGTATATTATCTAAGCGGTTCGGAGACCAGCCCGCATGCGGGAAGTGTGGAGGGCAGGTGCTTATTCCAAAACCAGTCGAACTGACAGCTTCAACTTTCGATCGATTCATATCAAAAACAGATTTGCCAGTGTTGGTCGATTTCTGGGCACCGTGGTGCGGTCACTGCAAGTCGATGGCTCCGGCTTTTCAAAGTGCCGCCGCAGAAATTTTTCCTAAAATTCTGACAGCTAAAGTTGAGACAGAACATTCAAAAGAATTATCCGCCAAGTTCAACATACGATCACTCCCCACTCTGGTTCTCTTCAATAATGGTCGCGAACAAAAACGTATATCCGGTGCTATGACTACACAGCAAATAGTGGAGTGGGTTAAGCAATCGAGTTGA